In Horticoccus luteus, the following proteins share a genomic window:
- a CDS encoding four helix bundle protein, whose translation MSKIYFDHEKLRVYQEALRFVAFADTILGALPGKIAARDQLDRASTSIVLNIAEGNGKRSRPDRCRYLDIARGSALECAAGLDVLVVRNQLDATRAAEGKEVLVGVVSMLMGLLETFGGQVREEQADYEELAESGPEIEHE comes from the coding sequence ATGTCCAAAATCTATTTCGATCACGAAAAACTCCGCGTCTATCAGGAGGCCCTGCGGTTTGTCGCGTTCGCCGACACAATTCTCGGAGCCCTCCCAGGCAAGATCGCCGCACGCGATCAATTGGATCGCGCTTCCACGAGTATCGTTTTGAACATCGCCGAAGGAAACGGCAAACGCTCACGGCCTGATCGCTGTCGCTATCTCGATATTGCACGCGGTTCGGCGCTCGAATGTGCAGCGGGCTTGGACGTGCTGGTCGTGAGAAATCAGCTCGACGCAACCAGAGCGGCGGAGGGCAAGGAAGTCTTGGTGGGCGTGGTCTCGATGCTGATGGGACTATTGGAGACGTTTGGCGGGCAGGTGCGCGAGGAACAGGCCGATTATGAGGAGTTGGCGGAGTCCGGACCAGAGATTGAGCACGAGTAA
- a CDS encoding guanylate kinase — MTNSRAVDSPPVLLVLAGPAGSGKSTLCDRLVAEHAGFSRVITTTTRAPRKGEVNGVHYHFFTPAEFDAKVAAGEFLEWAWVHGERRYGTLASSVVEPLTQGRDLVMSVDVQGVESFRRVAERTPLLKRSLTTVFIVVDHDRLLGRMRSRGQDDEAEIARRMATAEAELREARKFDFVIESRTREEDFAALLAILEKARARSAAGVGL, encoded by the coding sequence ATGACGAATTCGCGCGCCGTTGACTCTCCGCCTGTGCTGCTGGTGCTGGCCGGTCCGGCGGGGTCGGGCAAGAGCACGTTGTGCGACCGGCTGGTCGCGGAACACGCGGGGTTCTCACGGGTGATCACCACGACTACGCGCGCGCCACGGAAGGGTGAAGTGAATGGCGTGCATTATCATTTTTTCACGCCAGCGGAATTCGACGCAAAAGTGGCGGCGGGAGAATTTCTCGAATGGGCCTGGGTGCACGGCGAGCGACGCTACGGCACGCTCGCGTCATCGGTCGTGGAACCGCTGACCCAGGGGCGCGATCTCGTGATGAGCGTCGATGTGCAGGGGGTGGAGAGCTTTCGCCGGGTCGCGGAGCGGACGCCGTTGCTGAAGCGCAGCCTGACGACGGTGTTCATCGTGGTGGATCACGACCGGCTTCTCGGGCGGATGCGATCGCGCGGGCAGGACGACGAAGCGGAGATCGCGCGGCGGATGGCGACGGCGGAAGCGGAACTGCGCGAAGCGCGGAAATTCGATTTCGTGATCGAGAGCCGCACGCGCGAGGAAGACTTTGCGGCGTTGCTGGCGATCTTGGAAAAAGCGCGGGCCCGCAGCGCGGCGGGCGTTGGCCTATAA
- the nadB gene encoding L-aspartate oxidase, protein MRTFSTDCLVIGAGLAGSAYALHAARAGHAVELLSLSGPLVANSDWAQGGIIYETAHDPAQLSRDIIDASDGTSNPAAVEQLVREGPLAVKELLLDELAVPFDRDAAGHLDLGREGGHHGRRIIHAKDTTGHAILTAVAARVDATPRITRRLGWVAVDLLTLSHNAASPADKYEPLTCFGAYVLDTHSGEVAAIVAKKTILATGGLGQIYLHTTNQPGSVGHGVAMAYRVGARLIDLEYVQFHPTVFAGAGGQRFLITEALRGEGAVLVNGRGQRFMDDKHPLGSLAPRDIVARAIREELAASGEPCVYLDLSALKPEFVRERFPSIYDRCLAAGVDITRERIPVVPAAHFACGGVHTDLAGRTNIRGLNAIGETACTGLHGANRLASTSLLECLTSAKITAQADAADLARGDFRLAQPRPWKSAARIADPLLLRQDMLQIQHTMWNYAGIIRSYRRLTRARRILLELREEIQSFYRDRQVTRELIELRNAVQTALLVVHAAALNPESRGAHYVSEESA, encoded by the coding sequence ATGCGCACCTTTTCCACCGACTGCCTCGTCATCGGCGCCGGCCTCGCCGGTTCGGCCTACGCGTTGCACGCCGCGCGCGCCGGCCACGCCGTCGAACTCCTCTCGCTCTCCGGCCCGCTCGTCGCCAACAGCGATTGGGCCCAAGGCGGCATCATCTACGAAACCGCGCACGATCCCGCCCAGCTCTCGCGCGACATCATCGACGCCAGCGACGGCACCTCGAATCCCGCCGCCGTGGAGCAACTCGTCCGCGAGGGCCCGCTCGCCGTCAAAGAGTTGCTCCTCGATGAACTCGCCGTGCCCTTCGATCGCGACGCCGCCGGCCACCTCGATCTCGGCCGCGAAGGCGGCCACCACGGCCGCCGCATCATCCACGCGAAGGACACCACCGGCCACGCCATCCTCACCGCCGTCGCCGCGCGCGTCGATGCCACACCTCGCATCACCCGCCGCCTCGGCTGGGTCGCCGTCGACCTGCTCACCCTCTCGCACAACGCCGCCAGCCCCGCCGACAAATACGAACCGCTGACCTGCTTCGGCGCCTACGTCCTCGACACCCACTCCGGCGAAGTCGCCGCGATCGTGGCAAAGAAAACCATTCTCGCGACCGGCGGCCTCGGCCAAATCTATCTGCACACGACCAACCAGCCCGGCAGCGTCGGCCACGGCGTGGCGATGGCGTATCGCGTCGGCGCGCGCCTCATCGACCTCGAATACGTGCAGTTCCACCCGACCGTTTTCGCCGGCGCCGGCGGTCAGCGTTTCCTCATCACCGAAGCGTTGCGCGGCGAAGGCGCCGTGCTCGTCAACGGCCGCGGCCAACGCTTCATGGATGACAAACATCCGCTCGGTTCGCTCGCCCCGCGCGACATCGTCGCCCGCGCCATCCGCGAGGAACTCGCCGCCTCCGGCGAACCCTGCGTCTACCTCGATCTCTCTGCGCTGAAACCCGAGTTCGTGCGCGAACGTTTCCCGAGCATCTATGACCGCTGCCTCGCCGCCGGCGTGGATATCACGCGCGAACGCATCCCCGTCGTTCCCGCCGCGCACTTCGCCTGCGGCGGCGTGCACACCGACCTCGCCGGTCGCACGAACATCCGCGGCCTCAACGCCATCGGCGAAACCGCCTGCACCGGTCTCCACGGCGCCAACCGCCTCGCCAGCACGTCCCTCTTGGAATGCCTCACCAGTGCGAAAATCACTGCTCAGGCCGACGCCGCCGACCTCGCGCGCGGCGATTTCCGCCTCGCGCAACCCCGCCCATGGAAGAGTGCCGCGCGCATCGCCGATCCGCTGCTTCTGCGCCAGGACATGCTGCAAATCCAGCACACGATGTGGAACTACGCCGGCATCATCCGCTCCTATCGCCGCCTGACGCGCGCCCGCCGCATCCTCCTCGAGTTGCGCGAGGAGATTCAGAGTTTTTATCGCGACCGGCAGGTGACGCGTGAACTCATTGAACTGCGCAACGCCGTGCAGACCGCCCTCCTCGTCGTCCACGCCGCCGCCCTCAACCCCGAAAGCCGCGGCGCCCACTACGTCAGCGAAGAATCCGCATAG
- the nadC gene encoding carboxylating nicotinate-nucleotide diphosphorylase: MLTPRTSHLIDLALEEDAGLGDLTSRAIFPGRHQSRAFISAEQPLVACGLDVAAAVFTRVDPALKVKLTAADGQRLKPGAVVLRTAGPTAALLTAERTALNFLQRLSGIATQARAFADAVDGTGVRIVDTRKTTPGWRALEKYAVRCGGCFNHRSSLGEHVLIKDNHIAAAGSLAKAVALCRAAAPHTARIEVEAKSLGEVREALRAKADVILLDNMTPALVRNAVALIAGAARVEVSGGVKFATLRDYALPGVDVISIGALTHSAPAADLSLTLTSGR; this comes from the coding sequence ATGCTGACTCCGCGCACTTCGCACCTCATCGACCTCGCCTTGGAAGAAGACGCCGGACTCGGCGACCTCACGAGCCGCGCGATTTTTCCCGGCCGCCACCAATCACGCGCCTTCATTTCCGCCGAGCAACCGCTCGTCGCCTGCGGCCTCGACGTCGCCGCCGCCGTCTTCACCCGCGTCGATCCCGCGCTGAAGGTCAAACTCACCGCCGCCGACGGCCAGCGCCTGAAACCCGGCGCGGTCGTCCTGCGCACCGCCGGCCCCACCGCCGCGCTGCTCACCGCCGAACGCACCGCCCTCAATTTCCTCCAACGTCTCTCCGGCATCGCCACGCAGGCGCGCGCGTTTGCCGACGCCGTCGACGGCACGGGCGTCCGCATCGTCGACACGCGTAAAACCACCCCCGGCTGGCGTGCCCTCGAAAAATACGCCGTGCGGTGCGGCGGCTGCTTCAATCACCGCTCCTCGCTCGGCGAACACGTCTTGATCAAAGACAACCACATCGCCGCCGCCGGCTCGCTCGCGAAAGCCGTCGCCCTCTGCCGCGCCGCCGCGCCGCACACGGCCCGAATCGAGGTCGAAGCCAAATCCCTCGGCGAAGTGCGCGAGGCGCTGCGTGCGAAAGCCGACGTCATCCTGCTCGATAACATGACTCCCGCGCTCGTGCGCAACGCCGTCGCCCTCATCGCCGGCGCGGCGCGCGTGGAAGTTTCCGGCGGCGTGAAATTCGCCACGCTGCGCGACTACGCGCTCCCCGGCGTCGACGTCATCAGCATCGGCGCACTGACGCATTCCGCACCCGCCGCCGACCTCAGCCTGACGCTCACCTCCGGCCGCTGA
- a CDS encoding GDSL-type esterase/lipase family protein yields MTRACLTFALSGLLLLSAPLALAGSPADVGLAREDHQQEHEAFLQRGRSGPIGVLFLGDSITAGWKKVPDIWEKNFGAWAPANFGIGGDKTENVIWRIEHGELDGLHPRVVVLLIGTNNSAKNTAPEIVGGIRKIVDEIKARLPETKVLLLAIFPRGPRTTKTGQAEDWESRMAVIKAVNRELPKLADGKRVRFLDVNHVFLAPDGTIPKELMPEQLHPVRAGYERWTAAMMPTLREMMR; encoded by the coding sequence ATGACACGTGCCTGCCTGACCTTCGCGTTGAGTGGACTGTTGCTGTTATCCGCGCCTCTCGCCCTCGCGGGATCGCCGGCGGATGTGGGACTCGCCCGCGAAGATCATCAGCAGGAGCACGAGGCGTTTCTGCAACGCGGGCGCAGCGGGCCGATCGGGGTGTTGTTCCTCGGCGACTCGATCACGGCGGGTTGGAAAAAGGTGCCGGACATTTGGGAGAAAAACTTCGGGGCGTGGGCCCCGGCGAATTTCGGGATTGGCGGCGACAAGACGGAAAACGTCATCTGGCGCATCGAGCACGGCGAACTCGACGGCCTCCATCCGCGCGTCGTCGTGCTGCTGATTGGCACGAACAATTCCGCGAAGAACACGGCGCCGGAAATTGTGGGAGGGATTCGCAAGATTGTGGACGAGATCAAGGCGCGTCTGCCGGAGACGAAAGTGCTGTTGCTGGCGATTTTCCCGCGCGGGCCGCGCACGACCAAGACCGGCCAGGCGGAGGATTGGGAGAGCCGCATGGCGGTGATCAAGGCGGTGAACCGCGAGCTGCCGAAGCTCGCCGATGGGAAACGCGTGCGGTTTCTCGATGTGAATCACGTTTTCCTCGCGCCGGACGGCACGATTCCGAAGGAGCTTATGCCAGAGCAACTGCATCCGGTGCGCGCAGGTTACGAGCGCTGGACGGCGGCGATGATGCCGACGCTGCGCGAGATGATGCGGTAG
- the nadA gene encoding quinolinate synthase NadA — MVARVDSPFTPAELEAETDRLLRALLHVECDPRGRTWNLDTCREIAPLTLEINRLKREKNAVILTHSYVEPEIVYGVGDFKGDSYYLAQQAKNAHADIILFAGVVFMAETAKILSPQATVIVPDRGSGCSLADSITGDELRRLKSVYPDATVVCYINSTAEVKAESDVCVTSGNVYDIVANLPARRILFVPDRLMAQNLRAELKARGVDKDVISSDGTCMVHDEFTVAQIAEARAQFPGLKVVAHPECTREVAAAADFVGSTGAMMAYVKTTAAPYFLMLTECGLVGRLEVESPEKNFIGGCRLCPYMKLNSLEKIRDALLAPRPDQIVTLDEDIRLRASRCIERMFELTPAK; from the coding sequence ATGGTTGCACGCGTTGACTCTCCTTTCACTCCCGCCGAACTCGAAGCCGAGACCGACCGGCTCTTGCGCGCCCTCCTGCACGTCGAATGCGACCCGCGCGGCCGCACGTGGAACCTCGACACCTGCCGCGAGATCGCGCCCCTCACGCTCGAAATCAACCGCCTCAAACGCGAGAAAAACGCCGTCATCCTCACGCACTCCTACGTCGAGCCCGAGATCGTTTACGGCGTCGGCGATTTCAAAGGCGATTCCTACTACCTCGCCCAGCAGGCGAAAAACGCCCACGCCGACATCATCCTCTTCGCCGGCGTCGTCTTCATGGCGGAGACCGCGAAGATTCTCTCGCCCCAAGCCACCGTCATCGTTCCCGATCGCGGCTCCGGCTGCTCCCTCGCCGATTCGATCACGGGCGACGAACTTCGCCGCCTGAAATCGGTTTATCCCGACGCCACCGTCGTCTGCTACATCAACAGCACCGCGGAGGTGAAGGCCGAGTCCGACGTCTGCGTCACCTCGGGCAACGTTTACGACATCGTCGCAAACCTCCCCGCGCGCCGCATCCTCTTCGTGCCTGACCGCCTGATGGCGCAAAACCTCCGCGCCGAATTGAAGGCGCGCGGCGTCGACAAGGACGTCATCTCCTCCGACGGCACGTGCATGGTCCACGACGAGTTTACCGTGGCGCAAATCGCCGAGGCCCGCGCGCAATTTCCCGGCCTCAAAGTCGTCGCCCATCCCGAGTGCACGCGCGAAGTCGCCGCCGCGGCTGATTTCGTAGGCAGCACCGGCGCCATGATGGCCTACGTGAAAACCACGGCCGCGCCCTACTTCCTGATGCTCACCGAGTGCGGCCTCGTCGGCCGCCTCGAAGTCGAGTCGCCGGAGAAAAACTTCATCGGCGGCTGCCGCCTGTGCCCCTACATGAAGCTCAACTCGCTGGAAAAAATCCGCGACGCCCTCCTCGCCCCGCGGCCCGATCAGATCGTGACGCTCGACGAAGACATCCGCCTCCGCGCCTCCCGCTGTATCGAGCGCATGTTCGAACTCACTCCCGCGAAGTAG
- a CDS encoding TVP38/TMEM64 family protein → MSRSAPRKGQRRSARRPKQSEQPATGKSPTWRERLRNVTKRQWISAAVVVLALIGIAWLYHHIDIDAVHDRAQRLNGWLVFVLITVLPLLGFPITIAHAVAGVKFGMGLGLALVSVSILLQLLISYGLVHLFRDVFARRLKKVRRQLPKGANGPVTLFTVLLPGVPYFAKNYVIPVMGVPLRTFLLWAFPVHVARSSIAIFFGDKSDDLTPGRITFFVIYAIVITVGCGWAFRRLRSQLQGPQSKEDDPKRGA, encoded by the coding sequence GTGAGCCGCTCCGCTCCGCGCAAAGGTCAACGGCGCAGCGCACGCCGTCCCAAACAGAGCGAGCAGCCCGCGACGGGCAAAAGCCCGACGTGGCGGGAGCGGCTGCGGAACGTGACGAAGCGTCAGTGGATTTCGGCAGCCGTGGTGGTGCTGGCGCTGATCGGCATCGCGTGGCTTTACCATCACATCGACATCGATGCGGTGCACGACCGGGCGCAACGGCTCAACGGCTGGCTGGTGTTTGTGTTGATCACGGTGCTGCCGCTGCTGGGCTTTCCCATCACGATTGCGCACGCGGTGGCGGGCGTGAAATTCGGCATGGGGCTGGGCCTGGCGCTCGTGTCCGTCTCGATCCTGCTGCAACTGCTGATCAGCTACGGGCTCGTGCATCTGTTTCGCGATGTGTTTGCGCGGCGTTTGAAGAAAGTGCGGCGCCAGCTTCCGAAGGGGGCGAACGGACCGGTGACGCTGTTCACCGTGCTGCTGCCGGGCGTGCCCTATTTCGCGAAAAACTACGTGATTCCGGTGATGGGCGTGCCGCTGCGGACGTTTCTGTTGTGGGCGTTTCCGGTGCACGTGGCGCGCTCGAGCATCGCGATTTTCTTCGGCGACAAGAGCGATGATCTCACGCCGGGGCGGATCACGTTTTTCGTGATCTACGCGATCGTGATCACCGTGGGTTGCGGGTGGGCGTTTCGACGGCTGCGGTCGCAGCTTCAAGGTCCACAATCAAAGGAAGATGATCCGAAGCGCGGTGCGTGA
- a CDS encoding endonuclease/exonuclease/phosphatase family protein: MFAGIESIARRWRRRLSRSEWAIRHLGLTPSEGTSEEPGLLLIQIDGFARTQLERALAHRRMPFLQRLIRREGYEMRTFYPGIPSTTPAVQAELFYGVHSAVPAFSFFDRKRGELGRMYDSEWAKSAEADCAAVGGEGLLTGGSSWSNIYTGGAGQDESHFCAASIGFGDMWRTGKIRNIFLFIIFHLPSAIRIAWLLIVEFAVAVWDAAKGIVHGRKVGLELTLLASRVFIGVGLRELLMISGQIDVTRGLPIVHLNFVGYDEQAHARGPGSRFAHWSLHGIDRAIKHLVRAAHRSNRRDYAVWIFSDHGQEHTRPYPLVYPGGLTAAVSSCLELAREQDPAWTKRIPERTVRGLVGSRARPVSKPNLEQAIAGTVAAHGLVVADMGPVGHIYFAEPLTDDQRHAIARRLVDQFHVPGVIVRRGEQLIWVHGHGETRIPDELPALLPHAPAIAAEITKDLVYFCGRPNAGDLIAFGWVPWDIPWSFAAEHGAHGGFGPEESRGFLLLPPRTRLPAESTDFVRPSALRAAARHHLGREAIPRAIVTRGTELRLRVMTYNTHGCSGMDGRVSPRRIARVIGAHEPDIVALQELDLGRRRSRAEDQARIIAEELGLHVVFCPTITRGEEHYGHALLSRWPVEVVRRALLPADHKSWWREPRSAIWGRVRIGEATVNIVTTHLGLGPKERLLQMRALLSDEWLGPVIDAEPVMICGDMNLSPGSAPYSLALRRLRDVQTIRREHRPLKTFSSLRPFMRIDHIFVSAHFQPTHVFVPRNDLTHRASDHLPLIVDLEAATAAVETPTRNPR; this comes from the coding sequence ATGTTCGCCGGTATCGAATCCATCGCCCGCCGCTGGCGGCGTCGCCTCAGCCGCAGCGAGTGGGCCATCCGCCACCTCGGCCTCACGCCGTCCGAAGGCACCAGCGAGGAGCCCGGCCTCCTTCTCATCCAGATCGATGGCTTCGCGCGCACGCAACTGGAGCGCGCGCTCGCGCATCGCCGCATGCCTTTCCTGCAACGCCTCATTCGCCGCGAGGGTTACGAGATGCGCACGTTCTATCCCGGCATCCCTTCCACCACGCCGGCGGTGCAGGCCGAGCTGTTCTACGGCGTTCACTCCGCCGTGCCTGCGTTTAGTTTTTTCGACCGCAAGCGCGGCGAATTGGGCCGGATGTATGATTCCGAATGGGCCAAGTCCGCCGAGGCCGATTGCGCCGCGGTCGGCGGCGAAGGTCTCCTCACCGGCGGCAGCAGTTGGTCCAACATTTACACCGGTGGCGCCGGCCAGGATGAAAGCCACTTTTGCGCCGCCAGCATCGGCTTCGGCGACATGTGGCGCACCGGCAAAATCCGGAATATTTTCCTCTTCATCATTTTTCACCTGCCTTCGGCGATCCGCATCGCGTGGCTGCTGATCGTCGAGTTCGCCGTCGCCGTCTGGGATGCCGCCAAAGGCATCGTGCATGGCCGCAAAGTCGGCCTCGAACTCACCCTCCTCGCCTCCCGCGTCTTCATCGGCGTCGGCCTGCGCGAATTGCTCATGATCAGCGGGCAGATCGACGTCACGCGCGGGCTCCCGATCGTGCATCTCAACTTCGTCGGCTACGACGAACAGGCCCACGCCCGCGGCCCCGGTTCCCGTTTCGCGCACTGGTCGCTGCACGGCATCGATCGCGCCATCAAGCACCTCGTGCGCGCCGCGCACCGCTCCAATCGCCGCGACTACGCCGTGTGGATTTTCTCCGACCATGGACAGGAACACACCCGCCCGTATCCGCTCGTCTATCCCGGCGGCCTCACCGCGGCCGTCAGCTCCTGCCTCGAACTCGCCCGCGAACAAGACCCGGCGTGGACGAAACGCATCCCCGAACGCACCGTGCGCGGCCTCGTCGGCTCGCGCGCCCGGCCGGTCTCGAAACCGAATCTGGAGCAAGCGATCGCCGGCACGGTCGCCGCGCACGGTCTCGTCGTCGCCGACATGGGCCCCGTCGGCCACATCTATTTCGCCGAGCCGTTGACCGACGATCAGCGGCACGCCATTGCGCGGCGGCTCGTCGATCAATTTCACGTGCCCGGCGTCATCGTGCGGCGCGGCGAACAGCTCATCTGGGTGCACGGCCACGGCGAAACACGCATCCCCGACGAGCTGCCCGCCCTGCTGCCGCACGCGCCCGCGATCGCCGCGGAAATCACCAAGGATCTCGTCTATTTTTGCGGCCGCCCCAACGCCGGCGATCTCATCGCCTTCGGCTGGGTGCCGTGGGACATCCCGTGGTCGTTCGCGGCCGAGCATGGCGCGCACGGCGGCTTCGGCCCCGAAGAATCCCGCGGCTTTCTCCTCCTGCCGCCGCGCACGCGCCTGCCGGCGGAATCCACTGACTTCGTGCGCCCCTCCGCCCTGCGCGCCGCGGCGCGCCATCACCTCGGCCGCGAAGCCATCCCCCGCGCCATCGTCACACGCGGCACCGAATTACGCTTGCGCGTCATGACTTACAACACGCACGGCTGCTCCGGCATGGATGGCCGCGTCTCGCCGCGCCGCATCGCACGCGTCATCGGTGCGCACGAGCCCGACATTGTCGCGCTGCAGGAACTCGACCTCGGCCGCCGACGCTCCCGCGCCGAGGATCAGGCCCGCATCATCGCCGAAGAGCTCGGGTTGCACGTCGTGTTCTGCCCCACGATCACCCGGGGCGAGGAACACTACGGGCATGCCCTGCTCAGCCGCTGGCCCGTCGAGGTCGTGCGGCGCGCGCTGCTGCCCGCCGATCACAAGAGCTGGTGGCGCGAACCGCGCTCCGCGATCTGGGGCCGCGTGCGCATCGGCGAAGCCACCGTCAACATCGTCACGACCCACCTCGGCCTCGGCCCCAAGGAACGCCTGCTGCAAATGCGCGCGCTCCTCAGCGACGAATGGCTCGGCCCCGTGATCGACGCCGAGCCGGTGATGATTTGCGGCGACATGAATCTCAGCCCCGGCAGCGCGCCCTACTCTCTCGCGCTCCGGCGCCTGCGCGACGTGCAGACGATCCGCCGCGAACACCGGCCGTTAAAGACGTTTTCCTCGCTGCGCCCGTTTATGCGCATCGATCACATCTTCGTCTCCGCGCACTTTCAGCCGACCCACGTCTTCGTGCCACGCAACGACCTCACGCACCGCGCTTCGGATCATCTTCCTTTGATTGTGGACCTTGAAGCTGCGACCGCAGCCGTCGAAACGCCCACCCGCAACCCACGGTGA
- a CDS encoding glycosyltransferase — MNICMMTNTYLPHVGGVARSVSTFTEEYRRRRHRVLVVAPEFEGPPLPARQESVVERVPAIQNFNGSDFSVRLPLAAGLSDRLTAFNAHIIHAHHPFLLGDTALRIAADKNAPVIFTHHTRYEDYTHYVPFDSPALKEFAISLSTEFANLCDGVIAPSESIEQLIRSRGVTTPIKVVPTGIDLASFARGDGARARRKFKIPPAAFVIGHVGRLAPEKNLPFLTAAIAQFLRSAPEAVFLLVGGGPSEADVRAVCEKAGVGDRLILAGKQTGRPLHDAYRAMDVFAFASFSETQGMVLAEAMAAGLPVVALDANGVREVVQHERNGFLLAADATVHDFARHLARLREQKRECAGFAATASETAKQFSREHCAELALDFYREVRRATRRERLVNEQSPWSSFLNRLQVEWNLLASTATAVIDAMRSDGEAAAS, encoded by the coding sequence ATGAACATTTGCATGATGACCAACACCTACCTGCCGCATGTCGGCGGGGTGGCCCGCTCCGTGAGCACCTTCACCGAGGAATATCGGCGGCGGCGGCACCGCGTGCTCGTCGTCGCCCCCGAATTCGAAGGCCCGCCGCTCCCCGCGCGCCAGGAATCCGTCGTCGAACGCGTGCCCGCCATCCAGAATTTCAACGGCAGCGATTTCTCCGTGCGCCTGCCGCTCGCCGCCGGCCTCTCCGACCGCCTCACCGCATTCAACGCCCACATCATTCACGCCCACCATCCGTTTCTCCTCGGCGATACCGCGCTCCGCATCGCCGCCGATAAAAACGCGCCGGTCATCTTCACGCATCACACGCGTTACGAAGATTACACCCACTACGTGCCCTTCGATTCGCCCGCGTTGAAGGAATTCGCGATCTCCCTCTCCACCGAATTTGCCAACCTCTGCGACGGCGTCATCGCCCCCAGCGAAAGCATCGAGCAACTCATCCGCAGCCGCGGCGTCACCACGCCGATCAAAGTCGTGCCGACCGGCATCGACCTCGCGTCGTTCGCCCGCGGCGACGGCGCCCGCGCCCGGCGCAAGTTCAAGATTCCGCCTGCGGCCTTTGTCATCGGCCACGTCGGCCGCCTCGCGCCGGAGAAGAATCTGCCCTTCCTCACCGCAGCCATCGCGCAATTTTTGCGGAGCGCTCCCGAAGCCGTTTTTCTCCTCGTCGGCGGCGGGCCTTCGGAAGCCGATGTGCGCGCCGTCTGCGAGAAAGCCGGCGTCGGCGACCGCCTCATCCTCGCCGGCAAACAAACCGGCCGCCCGCTGCACGACGCCTATCGCGCCATGGATGTCTTCGCGTTCGCCTCTTTCAGCGAGACGCAGGGCATGGTGCTCGCCGAAGCGATGGCCGCCGGCCTCCCCGTGGTGGCGCTCGATGCCAACGGCGTGCGCGAAGTCGTGCAACATGAGCGCAACGGCTTCCTCCTCGCCGCCGACGCCACCGTCCACGATTTCGCGCGCCACCTCGCCCGCCTCCGCGAACAAAAGCGGGAATGCGCGGGGTTCGCCGCCACCGCCAGCGAGACCGCGAAACAATTTTCCCGCGAACACTGCGCCGAGCTCGCGTTGGATTTCTATCGCGAAGTCCGCCGGGCCACCCGCCGCGAACGCCTCGTCAACGAGCAGAGCCCGTGGAGTTCCTTCCTCAATCGCCTCCAGGTCGAATGGAACCTCCTCGCCTCGACCGCCACCGCCGTGATCGATGCCATGCGCAGCGACGGCGAAGCGGCCGCCTCCTGA
- a CDS encoding response regulator, whose amino-acid sequence MSAGLLNPLAPLLLVEDNEDDVFFMQRALRLAGNTRPVRIAGDGQAALDYLAGCAAQAKEHVAPAAVFLDLKLPYIYGLDVLAAIRAHPAWHDLAVFILTSSAENSDRARAETLGIRRYLVKPPTPETLRPVLAELTPTALAANAPQPASSER is encoded by the coding sequence ATGAGCGCCGGCCTCCTCAACCCGTTGGCGCCCTTGCTGCTGGTCGAAGACAACGAAGACGACGTCTTCTTCATGCAACGCGCGCTCCGCCTCGCCGGGAATACCCGGCCTGTGCGGATCGCCGGCGACGGCCAGGCGGCGCTCGATTACCTCGCCGGTTGCGCCGCGCAAGCGAAGGAGCACGTCGCGCCCGCCGCGGTGTTTCTCGATCTCAAACTGCCCTACATCTACGGCCTCGATGTCTTGGCGGCCATTCGTGCCCATCCCGCTTGGCACGACCTCGCGGTCTTTATTCTCACCTCCTCCGCGGAAAACAGCGATCGCGCCCGCGCCGAGACTCTCGGCATCCGCCGCTACCTCGTGAAGCCACCGACGCCGGAAACCCTCCGCCCCGTCCTGGCTGAACTCACGCCCACCGCTCTCGCAGCCAACGCGCCCCAGCCCGCTTCATCGGAGCGCTGA